From a region of the Pseudanabaena sp. ABRG5-3 genome:
- a CDS encoding bestrophin family protein, whose protein sequence is MTWQWFNLAFKLQGSVAPIILPRVLIFAGFALVVSVFHYYEPQISLQVLGDLTNNVVFNLVLGLLLVFRTNTAYDRYWEGRKAWGTLVVNIRNLSRLMQIGIKSSEGEEQQQKEQSIKFLTAFAIATKRHLRNEELNQDLEAILTEAEIEKLKNSQHVPLELTLWLGDYLHQQVQSDRIDTNYFVAMNSHLNALVEGLTSCERILKTPLPIAYCIYLKRLILIYCIGLPFHLVIEIHWLTAIAVGLVSFILLGVEQIGNEIENPFGHDFNDLPIDAICEGVTANVEQAIAFGK, encoded by the coding sequence ATGACTTGGCAATGGTTCAATCTTGCATTTAAGCTTCAAGGCTCCGTCGCACCGATTATTTTGCCGAGGGTTCTCATTTTTGCAGGCTTTGCGTTGGTGGTGTCTGTATTTCACTATTACGAACCTCAAATATCTCTCCAAGTCTTGGGCGATCTCACCAATAATGTTGTTTTTAATCTCGTTTTAGGTTTGCTCCTCGTCTTTCGCACCAATACCGCCTACGATCGCTATTGGGAAGGACGCAAAGCATGGGGAACCTTAGTGGTAAATATTCGGAATTTGTCGAGACTCATGCAGATTGGTATCAAATCTTCTGAAGGTGAAGAACAGCAACAAAAAGAGCAATCGATTAAGTTCTTAACTGCTTTTGCGATCGCCACGAAACGACATCTTCGTAATGAAGAACTTAATCAGGATTTAGAAGCAATTCTCACGGAAGCAGAAATTGAGAAATTAAAGAATTCTCAACATGTACCTCTAGAATTGACGCTATGGTTGGGAGACTACCTGCACCAGCAAGTGCAAAGCGATCGCATAGATACCAATTATTTTGTGGCGATGAACAGTCATCTCAATGCTCTAGTTGAGGGTTTAACCAGTTGCGAACGTATTCTCAAAACACCATTGCCCATTGCCTACTGTATCTATTTGAAGCGTTTAATTTTGATTTATTGCATCGGTTTACCATTCCATCTAGTAATTGAGATTCATTGGTTAACAGCGATCGCCGTCGGGTTAGTCAGTTTCATCTTGCTGGGAGTAGAACAAATTGGCAATGAAATCGAAAATCCCTTTGGACATGATTTTAACGATTTACCGATCGATGCAATTTGTGAAGGTGTGACAGCAAATGTGGAACAGGCGATCGCTTTTGGGAAATAA
- a CDS encoding TldD/PmbA family protein, producing MPIQPEELLELSLKSGCEAAEVYESRSTSRPVFFEANRLKQLESVDSEGVGLRIWKDSRVGLAIAYGAVEAKDLVEQAIALSALNEPEEILLRNSTITDYPKLCGQEVSVEQMVDWGKSAITQVLNRYPEAICGAEWECGRETVRILNSKGLDCGYTDITVDGSLSAELTRGDDFLNVWYGQSERGNVNPEVIAQKVLQYLDWSKKNAKAPSGKVSVIFTGKAADLLWGVVAIAMSGRQVQQKATPWLDKIGKPVISDIFTVSQHPDFGVYSAPFDDEGTPTQEVTWIDHGILQGFYGDMRTCKDLGIAATGNGFRGDLGNYPSPGLFNLAIAARETIQGDVLELAATLKNGLIVDQVLGDDTDLSGDFSVNVDLGYRVKNGKIVGRVKDTMLSGNVYALLNQVTTVASDRQWHGSLYVPAMIVEGISITSRDA from the coding sequence ATGCCCATCCAACCTGAAGAATTATTAGAACTTTCTCTCAAATCTGGCTGTGAAGCGGCAGAAGTCTATGAATCCCGCTCAACTTCGCGACCTGTATTTTTTGAGGCAAATCGACTTAAGCAGCTAGAAAGTGTTGATTCTGAAGGCGTTGGCTTGCGGATTTGGAAAGATAGTCGCGTAGGTTTAGCGATCGCCTATGGTGCGGTAGAGGCAAAGGACTTGGTAGAACAAGCGATCGCCTTGAGTGCATTAAATGAGCCTGAAGAGATTTTATTACGCAACTCAACCATTACGGACTATCCCAAGCTGTGTGGGCAGGAAGTGAGCGTTGAGCAAATGGTGGACTGGGGAAAATCAGCGATCACACAGGTGCTAAATCGCTATCCTGAAGCAATTTGTGGTGCGGAATGGGAATGTGGTCGGGAAACGGTGCGAATTCTTAATAGCAAAGGTTTAGACTGTGGCTATACTGACATTACGGTGGATGGCTCTCTCAGTGCCGAGTTGACACGAGGCGATGACTTTCTCAATGTTTGGTATGGACAGTCGGAACGGGGAAATGTGAATCCTGAAGTAATTGCCCAAAAAGTATTGCAATATCTCGACTGGTCTAAGAAGAATGCTAAAGCGCCATCGGGTAAAGTATCAGTCATTTTTACAGGCAAGGCCGCAGATTTACTGTGGGGGGTGGTAGCGATCGCGATGAGTGGTAGACAAGTGCAGCAAAAGGCGACACCTTGGCTCGACAAAATCGGAAAACCAGTGATTTCTGATATTTTCACCGTCAGTCAACATCCAGATTTTGGAGTTTATAGCGCTCCTTTTGACGATGAAGGCACACCTACGCAGGAAGTTACTTGGATTGATCATGGCATTTTGCAAGGATTTTATGGTGATATGCGTACCTGTAAAGATTTAGGAATTGCGGCTACAGGTAACGGTTTTCGCGGAGATTTGGGCAACTATCCGAGTCCGGGGTTATTTAATCTCGCGATCGCCGCTAGGGAAACTATTCAAGGCGATGTTTTAGAACTTGCGGCAACTTTAAAAAATGGGTTAATCGTCGATCAAGTTTTGGGTGATGATACGGATTTGTCGGGAGATTTCTCGGTTAATGTCGATTTGGGCTATCGCGTCAAAAATGGCAAAATCGTTGGGCGGGTCAAAGACACGATGCTGTCAGGAAATGTCTATGCATTGCTGAATCAAGTGACGACGGTTGCTAGCGATCGCCAATGGCATGGTTCGCTCTATGTACCAGCCATGATTGTTGAAGGCATATCTATTACTAGTCGTGACGCTTGA
- a CDS encoding DUF29 domain-containing protein → MTNLYTTDFYGWTQEQVNLLRLRKLDSIDINNLIEEIESLGKQQQQELKNRFGVLIGHLLKWQYQPNRRSKNWKYTIQEQRLQIIDLIEQNPSLKSYREEAISKAYQLGLFLVGRETPINPKTLPKQCPYSFEQIMDISFPDDLESI, encoded by the coding sequence ATGACTAATTTATATACAACTGATTTTTATGGTTGGACACAAGAACAAGTAAACCTGTTACGTCTGAGAAAGCTAGATTCCATTGATATTAACAATTTAATAGAGGAAATTGAGTCCTTGGGAAAGCAACAACAACAAGAACTTAAAAATCGTTTTGGTGTACTGATTGGTCATTTACTGAAATGGCAGTATCAGCCAAATCGGCGCAGTAAAAATTGGAAATATACGATCCAAGAACAACGCTTACAAATTATTGATTTAATCGAGCAGAACCCTAGTCTCAAATCCTATCGAGAAGAAGCTATTTCTAAGGCTTATCAACTTGGCTTATTTTTAGTCGGGCGCGAAACCCCTATCAATCCCAAAACACTTCCTAAACAATGTCCATATAGCTTTGAGCAAATTATGGATATATCTTTCCCCGATGACCTCGAATCCATCTAA
- a CDS encoding energy-coupling factor transporter transmembrane component T family protein has protein sequence MDILRSLPIGLYLEQPITWLHRLDPRIKLFGLLTFLLTPIQANEPWRIAIAISLIILTLASKIPMRVWKQQMGILLLLAFMTLAIATISPDGFNATVQPRRPIPEVNISNDKTVIASPLTLKLQQPTPYNYVIWKAGSITITRKSRELGVRVCTLIFTYLYAPTLFLLVTAPEEITAAIASIFAPLKFFKVPITEVVLTLTLALRFVPLVLEEVQNLARAMRTRSINWKRLGFKRTTQIWLILAERLIDNLFIRAEQTASAMQVRGFTSPNTHLVVWNPLKLLPRDILLLILLVGIWGVRVYYGNEF, from the coding sequence GTGGATATACTGCGATCGCTACCCATTGGACTTTATCTCGAACAGCCTATTACATGGCTGCATCGACTCGATCCACGCATTAAACTGTTTGGATTGCTGACATTTTTATTGACCCCAATTCAGGCTAATGAGCCTTGGCGGATTGCGATCGCCATTTCCCTGATCATCCTCACCCTCGCTTCAAAAATTCCGATGCGGGTATGGAAACAGCAAATGGGGATTTTGTTGTTACTGGCATTTATGACCTTAGCGATCGCCACGATTTCACCCGATGGATTTAATGCCACTGTCCAGCCACGCCGCCCCATCCCTGAGGTGAATATCAGCAATGATAAAACCGTAATTGCATCACCCTTAACCCTCAAATTACAACAGCCCACACCCTACAATTATGTAATCTGGAAAGCAGGCAGTATCACGATTACTCGTAAATCCCGTGAGTTAGGTGTGCGTGTTTGTACGTTGATTTTCACCTATCTCTATGCACCGACGTTATTTCTGCTGGTTACGGCTCCCGAAGAAATTACTGCGGCGATCGCTTCTATATTTGCGCCATTAAAATTTTTCAAAGTGCCAATTACGGAAGTTGTCCTCACCCTCACGCTTGCACTGCGTTTTGTCCCTCTAGTATTAGAAGAAGTTCAAAATCTTGCTAGAGCGATGCGTACCCGTTCCATTAATTGGAAAAGGCTAGGCTTTAAGCGCACTACCCAAATTTGGCTAATTCTGGCAGAAAGATTGATCGACAATCTGTTCATTCGTGCTGAACAGACTGCCAGTGCCATGCAGGTGCGCGGTTTCACTAGTCCTAATACGCATCTTGTCGTGTGGAATCCCTTGAAATTGTTACCTCGCGATATCCTTTTACTAATTCTCTTAGTTGGAATCTGGGGAGTCAGAGTTTACTACGGTAATGAGTTTTAA
- the era gene encoding GTPase Era, whose amino-acid sequence MIPESGEGFKSGFVALVGRPNVGKSTLLNALIGQKIAITSPVAQTTRNRLRGILTLSEAQIVLVDTPGIHKPHHLLGQTIVKNAIGAISSVDATVLVVDGSVFMGTGDRFVAETILQSKVPAILGINKIDMLDENAEEILASYESFAAEHGWQAAKFSSVTGEGLEALQTMMCDRLPLGPYYYPPDLVTDQPERFIMGELIREQILLLTREEIPHSVAVSIDQVDEQPKITRVMATVHVERDSQKGILIGKKGQMLKEIGTNARQQMQKLIMGSVHLEIFVKVQPKWRSSRFQLSDLGYRVE is encoded by the coding sequence ATGATTCCAGAATCGGGCGAAGGTTTTAAATCGGGCTTTGTAGCATTAGTAGGACGACCCAATGTCGGTAAGTCCACCTTGCTCAATGCCCTCATTGGTCAAAAAATTGCGATAACTTCGCCCGTTGCCCAAACTACGCGCAATCGGTTACGTGGCATTCTGACATTGTCCGAAGCCCAAATCGTGCTAGTAGATACTCCCGGAATCCATAAACCCCATCATTTACTCGGTCAAACCATTGTCAAAAATGCGATTGGCGCAATCTCTTCCGTTGATGCAACGGTATTGGTGGTTGATGGTAGCGTGTTTATGGGAACAGGCGATCGCTTTGTTGCCGAAACAATTTTACAGAGCAAAGTTCCTGCAATTCTAGGCATCAATAAGATTGATATGCTTGATGAAAATGCGGAAGAGATCCTCGCTAGTTATGAAAGCTTTGCTGCCGAACATGGTTGGCAAGCGGCTAAGTTTTCATCGGTGACGGGTGAAGGACTCGAAGCTTTGCAGACAATGATGTGCGATCGCTTGCCCTTAGGTCCCTATTACTATCCACCCGATTTAGTTACCGATCAGCCTGAGCGTTTCATTATGGGTGAGTTGATTCGCGAACAGATTCTCTTGCTGACTCGCGAAGAAATTCCGCATTCAGTAGCAGTCAGTATCGATCAAGTGGATGAACAGCCCAAAATTACGCGAGTAATGGCAACTGTCCATGTGGAACGGGATTCGCAAAAGGGAATTTTAATTGGGAAGAAGGGGCAAATGCTGAAGGAGATTGGGACAAATGCTAGACAGCAAATGCAGAAATTAATTATGGGTTCTGTCCATTTGGAGATTTTTGTCAAAGTCCAACCCAAATGGAGATCGTCACGGTTTCAACTATCAGACCTTGGTTATCGTGTGGAATAA
- a CDS encoding nucleotidyl transferase AbiEii/AbiGii toxin family protein translates to MSEIEEYDIKDWVEEASTTSNKEFRQAVHTILSAIASDSNLKANMILKGGILLAIRYKSHRFTKDIDFSTERQLGGEITEDGVRKSLDSSLAQMVEELDYDLDCRVQSSKLQPKDSKSTYPSIRMTVGYAYKGTPQHKRLLSLQSTNTVSIDYSLNEATLNIEDLKLNLKEGILAYSLTDLIAEKYRSLLQQVSRNRSRRQDVYDLNLLVERLGDIDSFERRKILNSLIFKSKARGIAPDINSFENPELKSRAQKDYHTLKDEIEDDLPDFDELFQKVADFYRSLPWS, encoded by the coding sequence ATGAGTGAAATCGAGGAATATGATATCAAAGACTGGGTTGAAGAGGCATCAACTACAAGTAATAAGGAGTTTCGTCAGGCTGTACATACTATCTTGTCGGCAATTGCTTCAGATAGTAACTTAAAAGCAAACATGATTTTGAAAGGAGGCATTTTGTTAGCGATAAGATATAAAAGTCATCGCTTTACAAAAGATATCGACTTTTCTACGGAGAGACAACTCGGTGGTGAGATTACGGAAGATGGCGTTCGTAAATCTTTGGATAGTAGCCTAGCCCAGATGGTTGAGGAATTAGATTATGATTTAGATTGTCGTGTACAAAGTAGTAAGTTACAGCCAAAGGATAGTAAATCTACATATCCATCAATTAGGATGACAGTAGGATATGCATATAAAGGGACACCTCAGCATAAGCGATTATTATCTTTGCAGTCAACGAATACCGTATCAATTGATTATAGTTTGAATGAGGCAACTCTGAATATTGAGGATTTAAAGCTAAATCTTAAAGAAGGCATTTTGGCTTATTCATTAACAGATTTAATAGCCGAAAAGTATCGCTCATTATTACAGCAAGTTTCTAGAAATAGAAGTCGTAGACAAGATGTTTATGACTTGAACTTACTAGTCGAAAGATTAGGAGATATTGACAGTTTTGAAAGAAGAAAAATCTTGAATTCCTTGATTTTTAAATCGAAAGCAAGAGGGATTGCGCCAGATATAAATTCATTTGAGAACCCAGAGTTAAAATCCAGAGCTCAAAAAGACTATCACACTCTTAAAGATGAGATAGAGGATGATCTTCCAGACTTTGATGAGTTATTTCAAAAAGTCGCCGATTTTTATAGATCATTGCCATGGTCATAA
- a CDS encoding type IV toxin-antitoxin system AbiEi family antitoxin domain-containing protein — protein MDAIKAITLSLGNLDQPIISKYQFGLTVNKIYRSKVYDDKPVNLQKDFAEKADISKYLNLLIDEGVLFPHKTLPKIFTLLGRSNGDPEDIACTVDPFCYISHLSAMSYHGLTDRMPKKLFISSPPNNTWRSLAKEKMQKDLGDDFESYYEHGLPRLVRPNMNKIDKTEIHCLSSKHLGSYKNVRGRSLRVSTIGRTFLDMLRNPELCGGINHVLDVFDEYGEKYLRLITDDIDKNGEPIDKVRAGYILNERLGINNNEIINGWSSFAQRGGSRKIDSSSDYSPEWSEKWKISLNIFRNSA, from the coding sequence ATGGATGCCATCAAAGCAATCACATTATCACTTGGTAATTTAGATCAGCCCATCATCTCTAAATATCAGTTTGGATTAACTGTAAACAAAATATACCGAAGCAAGGTTTATGATGATAAACCTGTAAATCTTCAGAAGGACTTTGCGGAAAAAGCAGATATTTCTAAATACTTAAATCTATTAATAGATGAAGGGGTTTTGTTTCCTCATAAAACTCTCCCCAAGATTTTTACTCTTCTTGGTCGATCTAATGGCGATCCTGAAGATATAGCCTGTACAGTTGACCCTTTTTGCTATATCTCTCATTTAAGTGCCATGTCGTATCATGGTTTAACTGATCGAATGCCAAAAAAATTATTTATATCTTCCCCTCCGAATAATACTTGGCGATCTTTAGCAAAAGAGAAAATGCAGAAAGATTTGGGCGATGATTTTGAAAGCTATTATGAGCATGGGTTGCCAAGATTAGTCAGACCAAACATGAATAAGATTGATAAGACAGAGATTCATTGCCTGAGTTCCAAGCATTTGGGATCATATAAAAATGTTAGAGGAAGATCGCTTAGAGTTTCGACTATAGGAAGGACATTCCTTGATATGTTAAGAAACCCTGAACTGTGTGGAGGGATCAATCATGTATTGGATGTATTTGATGAATATGGAGAAAAATATCTCAGATTGATAACTGATGATATTGATAAAAATGGAGAGCCTATCGATAAGGTTAGGGCAGGCTATATTTTGAATGAGCGTTTAGGTATTAATAATAATGAGATTATTAATGGCTGGTCTTCATTTGCTCAAAGGGGTGGATCGAGAAAGATTGATTCAAGCTCAGATTACTCTCCCGAATGGTCAGAAAAATGGAAAATCTCTTTGAATATTTTCAGGAATAGTGCTTGA
- a CDS encoding type II toxin-antitoxin system HicB family antitoxin, with amino-acid sequence MQYTILIQWSDEDNCFVVFLPEFTDVMQPCTHGNTYLEAIQNAQEVIELLVETAIEKGEPLPKRQKFQTIPILQAA; translated from the coding sequence ATGCAATACACAATTCTCATTCAATGGTCTGATGAAGATAACTGCTTTGTTGTCTTTTTACCTGAATTTACAGATGTGATGCAACCTTGCACCCACGGAAATACTTACTTAGAAGCAATTCAAAATGCTCAAGAAGTGATTGAACTGTTAGTAGAAACTGCTATAGAAAAAGGCGAACCATTGCCCAAGCGCCAAAAGTTTCAAACAATTCCAATTTTGCAAGCTGCATAA
- the gcvT gene encoding glycine cleavage system aminomethyltransferase GcvT translates to MSNSLKRTPLYDLHVSSGARLVEFGGWEMPVQYKGIIAEHNAVRSQVGMFDVSHMGKFAISGEGVLETLNKLVPSNLGRVKVGQALYTVLLNEQGGIIDDVIFYHHESDGDRENWSVIVNASTTEKDKAWLQQHLGDRLVDNSASQTLIAVQGKTAIATLQELVGADLMKLPRLRFGHTYTEVLGVRSFVARTGYTGEDGCEIMTDIETGKALWQKLLDLGVVPCGLGCRDTLRLEAGMHLYGQDMNDSTTPWEADINWIIHLKEKGEFYGRAVLEDQKQNGVPRKLVGLELEGRNIARHDYPIRFEGETVGIVTSGTMSPTLGKAIAFGYVPPHLAKLGQIVQVQIRDKEFPAKVVKRNFL, encoded by the coding sequence ATGAGCAACTCTCTCAAGCGCACCCCTTTGTATGATCTTCATGTTAGCTCTGGTGCGCGATTAGTAGAATTTGGTGGGTGGGAGATGCCCGTGCAGTACAAAGGCATCATTGCCGAACATAATGCCGTGCGATCGCAGGTGGGGATGTTTGATGTGTCCCACATGGGCAAATTTGCGATTTCTGGGGAAGGCGTTCTCGAAACCTTAAACAAACTTGTGCCATCGAACTTAGGACGAGTCAAGGTAGGACAGGCTCTATATACGGTCTTACTGAATGAGCAAGGTGGGATTATCGATGATGTGATTTTTTATCACCATGAGTCAGATGGCGATCGCGAAAATTGGTCAGTGATTGTCAATGCTTCCACCACCGAAAAGGATAAGGCATGGTTACAACAACATTTAGGCGATCGCTTAGTTGATAACTCCGCATCCCAAACATTAATTGCTGTACAAGGGAAAACAGCGATCGCCACTTTGCAAGAGCTAGTTGGTGCTGACTTGATGAAATTACCCAGACTGCGCTTTGGGCATACCTATACAGAAGTACTAGGTGTTCGCAGCTTCGTGGCACGTACAGGCTACACAGGCGAAGATGGCTGTGAAATCATGACCGATATTGAAACAGGCAAAGCACTTTGGCAAAAACTGCTCGATCTTGGTGTTGTTCCTTGCGGTTTAGGTTGTCGTGACACCCTGCGACTCGAAGCAGGAATGCACCTCTATGGTCAGGACATGAACGATAGCACCACACCTTGGGAAGCGGATATCAATTGGATTATTCACCTCAAAGAGAAGGGAGAATTTTACGGGCGTGCTGTTCTCGAAGATCAAAAACAGAATGGAGTGCCTCGTAAACTAGTAGGCTTGGAATTGGAAGGTCGCAACATTGCCCGTCATGATTATCCAATTCGCTTTGAAGGCGAAACTGTGGGTATCGTCACCAGTGGCACAATGTCACCAACCCTCGGCAAAGCGATCGCTTTTGGTTATGTCCCGCCCCACCTCGCCAAGCTTGGGCAAATTGTGCAGGTGCAAATCCGCGATAAAGAATTTCCTGCCAAGGTAGTTAAGCGTAACTTTTTATAA